A part of Planococcus sp. MB-3u-03 genomic DNA contains:
- a CDS encoding response regulator transcription factor: protein MEQLTVMVADDDQEIREGISIYLKNEGFLVVGAADGQEALDLLETTQVHLVIMDIMMPKLDGIHSTFKIREKRNIPIIMLSARSEDSDKIHGLSIGADDYVTKPFHPMELMARVKSQLRRYVKLGDYGQSSHTLEIDGLRLDSESKTVAVDGAEIRMTPTEFNITELLMQHPGRVFSIGEIYERVWREPAYNAENIVAVHIRKIREKIEADPKNPRYVKVVWGIGYKMEK from the coding sequence GTGGAACAGCTGACAGTCATGGTGGCAGATGATGACCAGGAAATCCGGGAAGGCATCAGCATCTATTTGAAAAATGAAGGCTTTCTGGTAGTAGGGGCAGCAGATGGGCAGGAAGCGCTCGATTTGCTGGAAACGACGCAAGTGCATCTCGTCATCATGGATATCATGATGCCGAAGCTTGACGGCATTCATTCAACATTCAAGATTCGTGAAAAACGCAATATCCCGATCATCATGCTGAGTGCCAGAAGCGAGGATTCTGATAAGATCCACGGGTTGTCGATCGGTGCGGATGATTATGTGACCAAGCCTTTCCATCCGATGGAATTGATGGCACGGGTGAAATCACAACTCAGACGTTACGTGAAGCTTGGAGATTATGGGCAGTCCAGCCATACACTTGAAATCGACGGATTGAGGCTGGATTCAGAGTCGAAAACGGTTGCGGTAGACGGCGCAGAAATTCGCATGACACCGACGGAGTTCAATATAACCGAGTTGTTGATGCAGCATCCTGGCCGTGTCTTTTCCATCGGTGAGATCTACGAGCGGGTCTGGCGGGAGCCGGCATATAATGCAGAAAACATCGTCGCTGTACATATCCGTAAAATCCGGGAGAAGATCGAAGCGGATCCGAAAAATCCGAGGTATGTAAAGGTGGTGTGGGGCATTGGCTACAAAATGGAAAAATGA
- a CDS encoding sensor histidine kinase, whose translation MKKWMWLAGISLLLLCLWTVTEKGSGYFGKAYTDTEDFHYDFARFTEGLLLFELAPPKSTVDQSVASWEIDQYRMDNNSLTDQIQMVRDQYADAISAAEEEGDNSLVEELEEQRGEEILSVRENFSDDEAAKKAIIEQREADYEEVLGQLASQKAQFEGQAAGYVYQLRDLDSGEVFTKGTINDEPFFEQVYSAQEPLYFSNGYWSFDFPYDDANSTLADNRFSGVIQIPEKGVAGASVISGINQFRLLKFFLYFLLASAVAGAWWFFKKRPVRTAWYTGLTSYHKWQKLAVEWKLIGFTVSAMLALAAANHFAAVLTRPWESGSGSFLEVFIALALAVLFWSLSILQAIWLWQHFGKWSCFKEEIQQSFTASQVYSAKDAFLNRTIGFQMAWVLAVVFLWGAGTALMILQPVVVIVWLPATLLIGLPSLLFLMTRFGYLNRLLKGTEQLAAGSLGADLKIKGKSPLGRHAAHLNVLREGYKASVSEQAKSERLKTELITNVSHDLRTPLTSIITYTDLLKNEDLGNEERRKYVDILDRKSERLKVLIEDLFEVSKMASGNAELSKQRLDMKQLVTQALAEHEEAVQEAELDVRIAAPDHPVYASVDGQKWWRLLDNLILNATKYSLPGSRVYIALTEQTGELVMTMKNVTRYELGDNTEELLERFKRGDTSRQTKGSGLGLAIAQSIVDLHGGQMKLEVDGDLFKVTVLLPNH comes from the coding sequence ATGAAGAAATGGATGTGGCTTGCAGGCATTTCCTTGTTGCTCTTATGCTTATGGACCGTCACGGAAAAAGGATCGGGTTATTTCGGCAAGGCTTACACGGACACAGAAGATTTTCATTACGATTTCGCCAGATTTACGGAAGGGCTGCTGCTGTTCGAACTCGCCCCGCCGAAATCCACTGTCGATCAATCGGTCGCTTCCTGGGAAATCGACCAGTACCGCATGGATAATAACTCCCTGACTGACCAGATCCAGATGGTTCGGGATCAATATGCGGATGCAATTTCAGCAGCAGAGGAAGAAGGCGATAACTCTTTAGTGGAAGAATTGGAAGAGCAGCGCGGAGAGGAAATTTTATCTGTGCGTGAAAACTTTTCCGACGACGAAGCAGCGAAAAAAGCGATTATCGAACAACGCGAAGCGGATTACGAGGAAGTGCTGGGGCAACTGGCTTCACAAAAGGCCCAATTTGAAGGCCAGGCTGCGGGCTATGTCTATCAATTAAGGGATTTGGACAGCGGTGAAGTATTCACCAAAGGAACAATCAACGATGAGCCCTTTTTCGAACAAGTGTATTCTGCACAAGAGCCGCTTTATTTCAGCAATGGCTATTGGAGTTTTGACTTTCCATACGACGATGCCAACAGTACGCTGGCTGATAACCGGTTTTCAGGGGTCATCCAAATACCGGAAAAAGGAGTAGCAGGTGCTTCGGTGATCAGCGGGATAAACCAATTCCGACTGCTCAAGTTCTTTCTGTATTTCCTATTGGCCTCGGCAGTAGCCGGCGCTTGGTGGTTTTTTAAAAAGCGCCCCGTGCGGACAGCCTGGTATACCGGGTTAACCAGCTATCACAAATGGCAAAAACTTGCGGTCGAGTGGAAGCTTATCGGGTTCACCGTATCGGCGATGCTCGCCTTGGCCGCTGCGAACCATTTCGCGGCAGTGTTGACAAGGCCGTGGGAAAGCGGGAGCGGCTCTTTCCTGGAAGTCTTTATCGCACTGGCACTCGCAGTGCTGTTCTGGTCGCTAAGTATATTGCAGGCAATTTGGCTATGGCAGCATTTCGGCAAATGGAGCTGCTTTAAAGAAGAGATTCAACAAAGTTTCACCGCTTCCCAGGTTTACTCGGCGAAAGATGCGTTTCTCAACCGCACAATCGGTTTTCAGATGGCCTGGGTGCTAGCGGTAGTGTTTTTATGGGGCGCCGGAACAGCGCTTATGATATTACAACCGGTCGTGGTGATTGTTTGGCTGCCGGCTACATTATTGATCGGGCTGCCGTCGCTATTATTTTTGATGACGCGCTTCGGTTATTTGAACCGCTTGCTCAAAGGGACGGAACAACTGGCTGCCGGAAGCTTGGGAGCGGATTTGAAAATAAAAGGCAAGTCGCCGCTTGGCCGCCATGCCGCCCATTTGAATGTTTTGCGGGAAGGTTACAAGGCATCGGTATCGGAACAGGCAAAAAGCGAACGCCTGAAAACCGAGCTGATTACCAATGTCAGCCATGACCTCCGCACGCCGCTCACTTCGATTATCACCTATACGGATCTATTGAAAAATGAAGATCTAGGAAATGAAGAGCGGCGAAAATACGTCGACATACTCGACCGGAAATCAGAGCGCTTGAAAGTACTCATTGAAGATTTATTTGAAGTTTCAAAAATGGCTAGCGGAAACGCAGAACTCTCAAAGCAACGCTTGGATATGAAGCAACTGGTCACACAAGCCTTGGCAGAGCATGAGGAAGCGGTACAGGAAGCGGAACTCGACGTCCGCATCGCGGCTCCGGACCATCCCGTATACGCTTCGGTCGATGGCCAGAAGTGGTGGCGCCTTCTCGATAATTTGATCTTGAACGCCACCAAATATTCATTGCCGGGAAGCCGTGTCTATATTGCGCTGACAGAGCAAACTGGTGAACTGGTCATGACGATGAAAAACGTCACGCGCTACGAATTGGGCGACAATACAGAAGAATTGCTCGAACGCTTCAAGCGCGGCGACACCTCGCGGCAAACCAAAGGATCGGGGCTCGGGCTCGCTATCGCCCAGTCCATCGTGGATCTTCACGGCGGGCAGATGAAACTGGAGGTGGACGGAGATCTGTTCAAAGTAACCGTCCTGCTGCCAAATCATTAA
- a CDS encoding aldehyde dehydrogenase family protein, with protein sequence MKLTNFVNGEFQQQAGADFVPVVNPATGEELAAVQRSTADDVEGAVKAAKAAQKKWALVPAPKRADYLYEIGRLMKQRKEQLATVLTKEMGKVIEEGRGEVQEGIDMAFYMAGEGRRLFGETTPSELADKFAMSVRAPIGVVGLITPWNFPVAIATWKSFPAIVAGNTFIWKPATETPMMAYEMAKIFKEAGLPDGVANIVFGSGSEVGTAMIEHRDIRVISFTGSTDTGRKVAELGGRHLKKVSLEMGGKNAVIVMDDADLDLAVDGILWSAFGTAGQRCTACSRVIVHRDVKEQLQQRLLEKMDKLTIGDGMDESVKIGPVINKKALEKIHSYIEIGKEEGAELVRGGEILTGGHYDQGNYYAPTLFAGVTPGMRIAQEEIFGPVISLIEVASFEEAIEVNNGVIYGLSSSIFTADVNRAFKAQRDLDTGIVYINAGTTGAEIHLPFGGTKGTGNGHRDSGVAALDVFTEWKSVYVDFSGKLQRAQIDNEA encoded by the coding sequence ATGAAACTGACGAATTTTGTAAATGGGGAGTTCCAGCAGCAGGCAGGCGCTGATTTTGTGCCTGTCGTCAACCCGGCAACAGGCGAAGAGTTGGCAGCGGTACAGCGGTCAACTGCCGATGATGTAGAGGGAGCGGTGAAAGCAGCCAAAGCAGCCCAGAAAAAATGGGCGCTTGTCCCGGCACCGAAACGAGCGGATTATCTATATGAAATCGGGCGCTTGATGAAACAACGGAAAGAACAGCTCGCGACGGTGCTGACGAAAGAAATGGGGAAAGTGATCGAAGAAGGCCGTGGCGAGGTTCAGGAAGGCATCGATATGGCGTTTTATATGGCAGGCGAGGGCAGAAGGTTATTTGGCGAGACGACGCCTTCGGAACTTGCGGATAAATTTGCGATGAGTGTCCGTGCGCCGATCGGTGTCGTCGGGCTCATCACCCCATGGAATTTTCCTGTGGCGATCGCAACGTGGAAATCTTTCCCGGCGATCGTGGCGGGCAATACATTCATCTGGAAACCGGCGACTGAAACGCCAATGATGGCTTATGAAATGGCCAAGATATTCAAGGAAGCCGGCCTGCCGGATGGTGTCGCGAATATCGTTTTCGGTTCCGGTTCAGAAGTCGGGACGGCGATGATCGAGCATCGTGATATCCGGGTCATTTCATTTACGGGCTCGACGGATACAGGACGTAAAGTAGCAGAACTAGGCGGTCGCCATTTGAAGAAAGTGTCGCTTGAGATGGGCGGGAAAAACGCGGTCATCGTCATGGACGATGCGGATTTGGACCTCGCCGTCGACGGTATTTTATGGAGTGCGTTCGGCACAGCTGGCCAGCGCTGTACCGCCTGCAGCCGCGTCATCGTCCATCGGGATGTCAAAGAACAGCTGCAGCAGCGCCTGCTCGAAAAGATGGACAAATTGACGATTGGCGACGGCATGGATGAATCCGTTAAAATCGGGCCTGTCATCAATAAGAAAGCGCTGGAAAAAATCCATTCCTATATTGAAATCGGCAAAGAAGAAGGCGCAGAACTCGTCAGGGGCGGCGAAATTTTAACGGGTGGCCATTACGATCAAGGCAACTATTACGCACCGACATTGTTTGCGGGCGTAACGCCGGGAATGCGTATTGCACAGGAAGAAATTTTCGGGCCGGTCATTTCCTTGATTGAAGTTGCAAGTTTTGAAGAAGCGATCGAAGTGAACAACGGCGTCATTTACGGATTGTCGAGTTCGATTTTCACAGCGGATGTCAACCGGGCATTCAAAGCGCAGCGCGACCTTGATACCGGAATCGTCTACATCAACGCTGGAACGACTGGGGCTGAAATCCATTTGCCGTTCGGCGGCACGAAAGGCACCGGCAACGGCCACCGCGATTCAGGCGTCGCGGCGCTAGATGTCTTTACCGAATGGAAAAGCGTCTATGTAGACTTCAGCGGCAAATTGCAACGGGCACAGATCGACAACGAAGCATAA
- a CDS encoding solute symporter family protein, which translates to MEQNWQLDNPILGLVVVGATFVLFYIVGFISNRQSKSAKELYVGGSNVGAITNGLAMAATYMSLATFLGITALILQLQVPFIMLWIQLILAIPLITIIYGTSLRRMGAFSPTHFIRDRYGTTASIIAALFMILVSIMYALGQMIGIAITFETLLGIPYITGLFIFGILIVGYITIGGMAGATNNAAIQMVIIALMFIVPLAAIMKAIGASGWYFPPLLYSDMVPAMMDALPTFFDYQFSPKWYFSIIPALTIGALGLPHLAMRVYTASSLKSARSAMVWFAFILGLVFSATYAMGFVGVFATTTQGVTISDGDADKLTIILNMVYNPEWVTALVIAGAISAGLSTLSGNLLAIGALISQDIISTLKPNISQRLNLRIGFIAIFAGGIASILLAINPPAFLVVSILWAFGLAGVTNAPLIIVGVWWKEANKFGAIAASVVGGAIYIIVSPFVFPSIVLTGHGVTDGMGLSGAMLAVPISFILLIVVSYITNRIPSLSGKLTKQADIELIERIHGWKDIKAYRYNSTIGAGITVVVSAAVAIWALMPWGM; encoded by the coding sequence ATGGAGCAGAACTGGCAACTGGATAATCCAATACTTGGACTCGTGGTCGTAGGCGCGACATTCGTCTTATTTTACATCGTCGGCTTCATTTCGAATCGCCAAAGCAAGTCAGCTAAAGAATTGTACGTGGGCGGATCGAATGTCGGGGCGATCACGAATGGCTTGGCGATGGCTGCTACATACATGAGTTTGGCAACATTTTTAGGTATTACCGCTCTTATTTTACAATTACAGGTTCCTTTTATTATGTTGTGGATTCAATTGATCTTGGCGATTCCGTTGATTACGATCATTTACGGAACGAGTTTGCGCCGCATGGGTGCGTTTTCGCCGACTCATTTCATCCGTGACCGTTACGGTACAACGGCGTCTATCATCGCCGCATTGTTCATGATCCTGGTTTCGATCATGTATGCGCTCGGCCAGATGATCGGCATCGCGATTACGTTTGAGACATTGCTCGGCATTCCATATATTACTGGGCTGTTCATCTTCGGTATCTTGATCGTCGGCTACATCACGATCGGGGGGATGGCAGGGGCAACGAATAACGCCGCCATTCAGATGGTCATCATCGCTTTGATGTTCATCGTGCCGCTTGCAGCGATCATGAAAGCGATCGGTGCTTCAGGCTGGTATTTCCCGCCATTGCTTTATTCGGACATGGTTCCGGCGATGATGGACGCATTGCCGACATTCTTTGATTACCAATTCTCGCCGAAATGGTATTTCTCCATCATTCCAGCGCTGACGATCGGGGCACTCGGCTTGCCTCACTTGGCGATGCGCGTCTACACAGCTTCTTCATTGAAGAGTGCGCGCTCTGCGATGGTCTGGTTTGCGTTTATTCTCGGTTTGGTTTTCTCCGCGACGTATGCGATGGGCTTTGTCGGCGTCTTTGCGACAACTACGCAAGGCGTGACAATTTCCGACGGGGATGCAGACAAATTGACGATCATTTTGAATATGGTCTATAACCCGGAATGGGTGACAGCGCTTGTCATTGCCGGTGCAATTTCTGCCGGACTCTCGACATTGAGCGGGAACTTGCTCGCGATCGGCGCATTGATTTCACAGGACATCATCTCTACATTGAAACCGAATATCTCGCAGCGTTTGAACTTGCGCATCGGGTTTATCGCGATTTTTGCAGGGGGCATTGCGAGTATCCTGCTTGCGATTAACCCGCCCGCTTTCCTTGTTGTCAGTATCCTGTGGGCGTTCGGGTTGGCTGGTGTCACCAATGCGCCGCTGATTATTGTCGGCGTCTGGTGGAAAGAGGCGAATAAATTCGGTGCGATTGCAGCGTCTGTCGTCGGCGGTGCCATCTATATCATCGTCTCGCCATTCGTTTTCCCGAGCATCGTATTGACGGGGCATGGCGTGACCGACGGGATGGGGCTATCCGGCGCAATGCTTGCTGTGCCGATCAGCTTTATCTTATTGATTGTGGTTTCTTATATCACCAACCGCATTCCGTCGCTTTCCGGAAAATTGACGAAACAAGCCGATATCGAATTGATCGAGCGCATCCATGGCTGGAAAGATATTAAGGCTTACCGTTATAACAGCACGATCGGTGCAGGAATCACAGTCGTCGTTTCTGCGGCTGTAGCAATCTGGGCGCTAATGCCTTGGGGAATGTAA
- a CDS encoding DedA family protein: protein MEQWITSIVENYGYFGIFLLILLENVFPPVPSEVVLTAGGFMTTTTSLNVWGVILSATAGSVAGAVMLYGLGLLLDVERLEQIIDKHGNWLRLKKADLYKADRWFDRFGVFAVFIGRLIPLVRSLISIPAGMSNMKFVLFLAFTTAGTLIWNTVLVYIGQAVGENREEILEQLGIYSNIVYALLFAGAIIGLWLFKKKRSAGR, encoded by the coding sequence ATGGAACAGTGGATTACATCGATTGTGGAAAATTACGGCTATTTCGGGATTTTCCTGCTTATCTTGCTGGAGAACGTGTTTCCGCCGGTGCCGTCAGAAGTGGTTCTGACAGCTGGCGGGTTTATGACAACTACCACCAGCCTTAACGTGTGGGGTGTCATCCTATCAGCGACGGCAGGGTCTGTTGCCGGCGCTGTCATGCTCTATGGGCTCGGGCTCCTATTGGATGTAGAACGGCTGGAACAGATCATCGACAAACACGGCAATTGGCTGCGTTTGAAAAAAGCAGATCTCTACAAAGCGGATCGCTGGTTTGACCGCTTCGGGGTGTTTGCGGTATTTATCGGGCGGCTGATTCCGCTTGTCCGCAGCCTCATATCAATTCCAGCAGGCATGTCCAATATGAAGTTCGTTTTATTTTTGGCTTTTACGACAGCCGGCACTTTGATCTGGAATACGGTGCTCGTCTATATCGGGCAGGCGGTCGGGGAGAACCGGGAAGAAATCCTGGAGCAATTGGGCATTTATTCGAATATCGTCTATGCTTTGCTTTTTGCCGGTGCCATTATCGGATTGTGGCTGTTTAAGAAAAAGCGCAGCGCAGGGCGGTAA
- a CDS encoding MerR family transcriptional regulator, whose translation MYKVQEVAKIAGVSVRTLHHYDSIDLMKPSNKGSNRYRYYSDDDLKLLQQILFLKELGFSLKKIQEIIKNGYDAEYAMARHIELLEQKKFRIEQLIDNARMTQEEFLSGESLSNEQRFSAFSIRHTPDRIDLYQKPEIEVSVKDDLENIKEETSVLEASEPEAAKPQKEAENLEEIDREANRIYSTVASLMQLPADAAEVQKEMAAYYHLLDRFYECTPNMFRNLANLYANDSRFSRTIDQHGDGLSDYLKDAMHVHANALQHA comes from the coding sequence ATGTACAAAGTACAAGAAGTGGCAAAAATCGCAGGCGTCAGCGTACGGACACTGCACCATTATGATAGCATCGATTTAATGAAACCGAGCAATAAAGGATCGAACCGATATCGCTATTACAGCGACGACGACTTGAAATTGCTGCAGCAAATCCTATTCCTTAAAGAACTCGGATTTTCATTGAAGAAAATCCAGGAAATCATAAAAAATGGCTATGATGCAGAATATGCCATGGCACGCCATATCGAATTGCTTGAACAGAAAAAATTCCGCATCGAGCAGTTGATCGATAACGCACGCATGACGCAAGAGGAGTTTTTATCCGGGGAGTCCCTAAGCAACGAACAGCGATTTTCTGCGTTCTCCATCCGCCATACGCCGGATCGCATCGACCTATACCAGAAACCGGAAATTGAAGTATCCGTCAAGGACGACCTTGAAAACATCAAGGAAGAGACTTCTGTCCTGGAGGCTTCGGAACCCGAGGCAGCAAAACCGCAGAAAGAAGCCGAGAACCTGGAAGAAATCGACCGTGAAGCGAACCGCATTTACAGCACCGTCGCAAGCCTTATGCAGCTGCCGGCTGACGCAGCTGAAGTGCAGAAGGAAATGGCCGCATATTACCATCTGCTTGACCGCTTCTATGAATGCACGCCGAATATGTTCCGCAATTTGGCCAATCTTTATGCTAACGACAGCCGCTTTTCGCGTACCATTGACCAGCATGGCGACGGCCTATCCGACTATCTGAAAGACGCGATGCACGTGCACGCGAATGCCTTACAGCATGCGTGA
- the trhO gene encoding oxygen-dependent tRNA uridine(34) hydroxylase TrhO has product MQNHTHNVLLYYLYTPIENPEEFAAEHLAACKEIGLKGRILVSDEGINGTCSGTIEQTEQYMDMLKSDSRFADIVFKIDEADGHAFKKMHVRAKNEIVHLGLEEDINPNELTGNYLEPAEFYKLMQDQDTVVIDARNDYEYDLGHFRGAVRPDVETFRDLPEWIRENKEQFEGKKILTYCTGGIRCEKFSGWMKREGFDDVNQLHGGIVTYGKDPEVQGKLWDGQLYVFDERIAVPVNRVEHTVVGKDHFTGEPCERYVNCANPECNAKILSSEENEHKYMRSCSDECREHPRNRYAFEHGLTGEEVKQRLDALKETAQS; this is encoded by the coding sequence ATGCAAAATCATACACATAATGTCTTACTGTACTATCTATACACCCCGATTGAAAATCCCGAAGAGTTCGCCGCCGAGCATTTGGCTGCCTGTAAGGAAATCGGATTGAAAGGCCGCATCCTCGTATCGGACGAAGGAATCAACGGCACATGCTCCGGCACGATCGAGCAAACTGAACAATACATGGATATGTTGAAGAGCGATTCGCGTTTTGCTGATATCGTCTTTAAAATCGACGAAGCGGATGGACATGCTTTCAAAAAAATGCACGTCCGTGCTAAAAATGAAATCGTCCACCTTGGACTTGAAGAAGATATTAACCCAAATGAATTGACCGGCAATTATTTGGAGCCGGCAGAATTTTATAAATTGATGCAAGACCAGGATACAGTGGTCATCGATGCACGCAATGACTACGAGTACGACTTGGGCCATTTCCGCGGCGCTGTGCGTCCCGATGTTGAAACCTTCCGTGATTTACCGGAATGGATCCGTGAAAACAAAGAGCAATTCGAAGGCAAGAAAATCCTGACCTATTGCACAGGCGGCATTCGCTGTGAAAAATTCTCAGGCTGGATGAAACGTGAAGGCTTTGATGACGTCAACCAACTTCACGGCGGCATTGTCACGTACGGTAAAGACCCGGAAGTACAGGGCAAGCTTTGGGACGGGCAATTGTACGTCTTCGATGAGCGCATCGCTGTGCCGGTCAATCGCGTCGAGCATACCGTTGTCGGAAAAGACCATTTCACGGGCGAACCTTGTGAACGTTATGTCAACTGCGCAAACCCTGAATGCAACGCGAAGATTTTGTCTTCAGAAGAAAACGAGCACAAATACATGCGTTCGTGTTCAGATGAATGCCGCGAGCATCCACGCAACCGCTATGCTTTTGAGCATGGATTGACAGGCGAAGAAGTAAAACAGCGCCTGGATGCATTAAAAGAAACTGCACAATCATAA
- a CDS encoding mechanosensitive ion channel — MNDVTNSFQNVGNTIINYIPNILGALLLLVVAWLVATIVKAIFSKGLKKIGADNAMVKGHMAKTKEDADDKLDSIGKILYYLIFILFIPSVLQALDMHNVAQPISNMMDKFLAFLPNLFMALLILVIGYFIAKFVKKLVESLLATMNIDKWFNKMTNKSGTNERVAPSDQNTLAKVLANVVFVIVLIPIVTVALETLNIDSISQPIVSMLNQVLGMIPNIFVGIILILAGVFIAKFVADLLIGLLNGTGINRFSSYLSPDKNKEPSFDIAQIIGKVVQAIIIIFFVVEAMNVLQLDVLNSIGSAIIAYLPLLISSLIILGLGLVGGSMLGNYITRASGNRLFGGIVKYAIFIIAIFMTLDQLNFASSIVNLAFLFIIAGLAVAFAIAFGIGGRDFAKNQLAKMEKKMKEEDNKPNM, encoded by the coding sequence TTGAATGATGTAACCAATTCATTCCAGAATGTCGGGAATACGATCATCAACTACATCCCGAACATTCTCGGCGCCCTATTATTGCTTGTCGTTGCGTGGCTCGTCGCTACCATCGTTAAAGCGATCTTCTCGAAAGGGTTGAAAAAAATCGGTGCTGACAACGCCATGGTAAAAGGCCATATGGCTAAAACGAAGGAAGACGCGGATGACAAACTGGACTCTATCGGAAAAATTCTTTATTATTTGATTTTCATCCTGTTCATTCCAAGTGTATTGCAAGCACTCGACATGCATAACGTCGCCCAGCCGATCTCGAACATGATGGACAAGTTCCTGGCATTCCTGCCGAACCTGTTCATGGCGCTCTTGATCTTGGTGATTGGCTACTTTATCGCGAAGTTTGTTAAAAAATTGGTGGAAAGCTTATTGGCCACGATGAACATCGACAAATGGTTCAATAAAATGACCAATAAATCCGGCACGAACGAGCGGGTGGCTCCAAGCGACCAAAACACGCTTGCTAAAGTTTTAGCGAATGTGGTCTTTGTCATCGTGCTCATCCCGATCGTAACGGTAGCGCTCGAAACCTTGAACATCGATTCGATTTCACAACCGATCGTATCAATGCTCAACCAGGTACTTGGCATGATCCCGAATATCTTTGTCGGCATCATCCTCATCCTTGCCGGTGTCTTCATCGCAAAATTCGTCGCAGACTTGCTGATCGGTCTATTGAACGGCACAGGGATCAACCGCTTCTCTTCATATTTGAGCCCTGACAAGAACAAAGAGCCTTCATTCGACATTGCCCAGATCATCGGTAAAGTCGTCCAGGCGATTATCATTATCTTCTTCGTGGTTGAAGCCATGAATGTCTTGCAGCTAGATGTGTTGAATTCCATCGGCAGCGCAATCATCGCGTACTTGCCGCTATTGATCAGCTCATTGATCATCCTCGGGCTTGGGCTCGTTGGAGGCAGCATGCTCGGGAATTACATCACGCGCGCTTCGGGCAATCGATTGTTCGGCGGCATCGTAAAATATGCAATTTTCATCATTGCAATTTTCATGACGCTTGACCAATTGAACTTTGCTTCAAGCATTGTCAACCTGGCCTTCCTATTCATCATTGCAGGTCTCGCAGTTGCCTTCGCCATCGCATTCGGAATTGGCGGCCGCGACTTTGCGAAAAACCAATTGGCTAAAATGGAAAAGAAAATGAAAGAAGAAGACAATAAACCGAATATGTAA
- a CDS encoding 2-hydroxyacid dehydrogenase translates to MKPILFITQQLPEEAVADLHDVYEVRMWPEEERNAPREKLLEEAKEAKALWTMLGDEIDRELFESAPNLKIVVNLAVGYNNIDLDAAREHKVIVTNTPDVLTETTADLTFALMLATARRLIEAEKTVRNGEWQAWTPMGLTGQNVHGTTVGIVGMGRIGEAVCMRAQGFNMEVIYHNRTRKSLEEAQYAELDDLLKRSDFVVVLAPLTEQTKGMIGERELSLMKETAILINCGRGGIVDEQALYEALKNKSIWGAGLDVFEQEPLPLDHPLQTLDNLTVTPHIGSATVQTRYAMMQLNKEALQACANSKPVKNRVC, encoded by the coding sequence ATGAAACCGATTTTATTCATTACCCAACAATTGCCGGAAGAGGCAGTGGCGGATTTGCACGATGTCTACGAAGTGCGCATGTGGCCGGAAGAGGAACGGAATGCGCCGCGTGAAAAATTGCTTGAAGAAGCAAAGGAAGCGAAGGCGCTGTGGACGATGCTCGGCGATGAAATCGACCGTGAGCTATTCGAGTCGGCACCGAACTTGAAAATCGTCGTGAATTTGGCAGTTGGTTATAATAATATCGATCTTGATGCAGCGAGAGAACATAAAGTGATCGTCACGAATACACCTGATGTCTTGACTGAGACAACGGCTGACTTAACATTTGCTTTGATGCTGGCCACGGCCCGCCGCTTGATCGAAGCGGAAAAGACAGTGAGAAACGGCGAATGGCAAGCTTGGACGCCGATGGGATTGACCGGGCAGAACGTTCACGGCACCACTGTCGGGATTGTCGGCATGGGACGCATCGGGGAAGCGGTGTGCATGCGGGCGCAAGGCTTCAACATGGAAGTCATCTATCATAACCGGACGCGCAAAAGCTTGGAAGAAGCCCAATATGCGGAGCTTGATGATTTATTGAAACGCTCCGATTTCGTTGTGGTCCTTGCGCCGCTTACCGAACAAACGAAAGGCATGATCGGCGAACGTGAGCTATCCTTGATGAAAGAGACTGCGATTCTCATCAATTGCGGCAGAGGCGGTATTGTCGATGAACAGGCCCTTTATGAAGCATTGAAGAATAAATCCATTTGGGGAGCGGGGCTTGATGTGTTCGAACAAGAGCCGCTGCCGCTGGACCACCCGCTTCAAACGCTCGACAATTTGACGGTTACGCCACATATCGGAAGCGCAACGGTGCAGACGCGCTATGCGATGATGCAATTGAACAAAGAAGCGTTGCAAGCTTGCGCAAACAGCAAACCGGTCAAGAACCGGGTGTGCTGA